One window from the genome of Variovorax sp. PAMC26660 encodes:
- a CDS encoding CsgG/HfaB family protein, with product MAFSKLSLASALAGLLVLSGCQTMDMQMGSQSAKTVATGSAAGAATSGESSQLERCDSPLGTVSLIENVNAGWYTVLTGEYKLPPTANLLRLLVQQSNCFVVVERGAAGMNAMTRERALMQSGEMRGGSNFGRGQMVASDYGLSPEIVFSNSDAGGIGGALGGLVGGGRGRALAQLGANLQTKEASALLTLIDNRSGVQVAAAEGSASKTDFGGFANLSGISGAGGIGGYTRTPQGKVIAAAFMDAFNQMVRSLRNYKAQTVRGQGLGGGGRLGVDGSAAPSQTSAPSTSKGRRKQQQQQ from the coding sequence ATGGCTTTTTCTAAACTCTCTCTCGCGAGCGCACTCGCCGGCCTGCTGGTCCTTTCGGGCTGCCAGACCATGGACATGCAAATGGGCAGCCAGTCGGCCAAGACCGTCGCCACCGGCAGCGCGGCCGGCGCGGCCACCTCGGGCGAAAGCAGCCAGCTCGAGCGCTGCGACTCGCCGCTGGGCACCGTCTCGCTGATCGAGAACGTGAACGCCGGCTGGTACACGGTGCTTACCGGCGAATACAAGCTGCCGCCTACGGCCAACCTGCTTCGCCTGCTGGTGCAGCAATCGAACTGCTTCGTGGTGGTCGAGCGCGGCGCGGCCGGCATGAACGCCATGACGCGCGAGCGCGCGCTGATGCAGTCGGGCGAAATGCGCGGCGGCAGCAACTTCGGTCGCGGCCAGATGGTGGCTTCCGACTACGGCCTGTCGCCCGAGATCGTGTTCAGCAACAGCGACGCCGGCGGCATCGGTGGTGCGCTCGGTGGCCTGGTGGGTGGTGGCCGTGGCCGCGCACTGGCCCAGCTCGGCGCCAACCTGCAGACCAAGGAAGCCAGCGCGCTCCTGACGCTGATCGACAACCGCTCGGGCGTGCAGGTCGCGGCGGCCGAAGGCAGTGCGTCGAAGACCGACTTCGGCGGCTTCGCCAACCTGAGTGGTATCTCCGGTGCCGGCGGCATCGGCGGCTATACGCGCACCCCGCAAGGCAAGGTGATCGCCGCGGCCTTCATGGACGCCTTCAACCAGATGGTCCGTTCGCTGCGCAACTACAAGGCGCAGACCGTGCGCGGCCAGGGCCTCGGTGGCGGTGGCCGCCTGGGCGTGGACGGCAGCGCAGCGCCGTCGCAAACCTCGGCGCCGAGCACGTCCAAGGGACGCCGCAAGCAACAACAACAGCAGTAA
- a CDS encoding GreA/GreB family elongation factor, translated as MLATIHGERTLTELDAARLNKLNGSQLPPVLADLLDLAEVLPSREVPADIVTMYSQVQIEDPATHQTQKITLCYPADAEPASGFISVLSPVGIGLLGVKAGTLARWQMPNGAQGAARVVAILFQPEASGDYTT; from the coding sequence ATGCTTGCAACCATTCACGGGGAGCGCACGCTCACCGAACTCGACGCCGCCCGTCTCAACAAACTGAACGGCAGCCAGCTTCCGCCGGTGCTTGCGGATCTTCTCGATCTGGCGGAGGTCCTGCCATCGCGCGAGGTGCCTGCGGACATCGTGACGATGTACTCGCAGGTGCAGATCGAAGACCCGGCCACGCATCAGACGCAGAAGATCACCCTCTGCTACCCCGCCGATGCGGAGCCAGCGTCCGGCTTCATCTCGGTGCTCTCGCCCGTGGGCATCGGCCTGCTCGGGGTGAAGGCCGGCACGCTGGCCCGGTGGCAGATGCCCAATGGCGCGCAAGGTGCGGCGCGCGTGGTCGCGATTCTTTTCCAGCCCGAGGCCAGCGGCGACTACACGACCTGA
- a CDS encoding YnfA family protein — protein MRTFLLYVATALAEIIGCYLPYLWLKQDRSAWLLLPAAISLAAFAWLLTLHEAAAGRVYAAYGGVYIGVAIAWLWAVDGMRPTPWDVAGVAVCFVGMGLIAFQPR, from the coding sequence ATGCGGACCTTTCTTCTTTATGTCGCGACAGCGCTCGCCGAAATCATCGGCTGCTATTTGCCGTACCTCTGGCTCAAGCAGGACCGTTCGGCCTGGCTGCTGCTGCCGGCAGCAATCAGCCTTGCGGCCTTTGCTTGGCTGCTGACGCTGCATGAAGCAGCAGCGGGCCGCGTCTATGCGGCATACGGCGGCGTGTACATCGGCGTGGCGATCGCGTGGCTCTGGGCCGTCGATGGCATGCGACCCACGCCGTGGGACGTTGCCGGCGTCGCCGTGTGTTTCGTCGGCATGGGGCTGATCGCATTCCAGCCGCGATAG
- a CDS encoding TonB-dependent siderophore receptor, which translates to MNQRHPSLSSIQSLSPVSRAIAVVLLATACSAHAQQASLPEVTVNEGAAAPQAEISGFGDVPLRELPISATVIDSKQLRASGARRLADLTQFDASVTDAYNSAGYWDYLTVRGFVLDNRFNYRREGLPISAETSIPLDNKERVEILRGTSGIQAGTSAPGGLVNYVVKRPTEQDLRVVRIETTSRGSVLGAIDLGGRFGENRQFGYRLNVASENLKPLTHDLDGNRNLFSLAADWRITRDSVLEFEIEQSHKTQPSQNGYSLLGHVLPAPVDPRINLNNQPWSQPSVFKALTGTVRFSQAINTDWRWSAQIGQQRLKSDDRLAYAFGCGAEGNYDRYCSDGTFDVYDFRSENERRTLTAGSLNLKGNVMTGSVRHELGFGLLQSRVRNHFQNQAYNYAGTGNIWATAMVPPNPDATTPQTNRDERSTELSVQDAIRWNDRFTTWLGARHTRLDRSSIGNDGSNPTGYKQGVTTPWVAASFAIQPGLLAYASWGRGIESQVVPNKSSQYSNAGQALPALRSRQWELGLKGGNDAFNWQLAWFDISRPMTNLDLCSGLCEVRNDGSAVHRGLEAGAQWNQGPWRVGGSLTLIDAKRRGSVANPALNGQSPTNVPKQVLRAQTAYRFASVPGLELAGQLSYEGRRNVLPDGSVTLPSWTRVDAVLRYDTKMRGANATWTLAVDNLFDRRYWKESPYQFSHVYLFPGAPRTLRLGLSIAL; encoded by the coding sequence ATGAACCAACGCCACCCCTCCCTTTCGTCCATCCAATCGCTCTCACCCGTCTCACGTGCAATTGCCGTTGTGCTTCTGGCAACGGCTTGCAGCGCACACGCGCAACAGGCTTCGCTGCCCGAAGTCACCGTCAATGAAGGCGCTGCTGCACCGCAAGCAGAGATCAGCGGCTTCGGCGACGTGCCGCTGCGCGAGCTGCCGATCTCGGCGACGGTGATCGACAGCAAGCAACTGCGCGCCAGCGGCGCACGACGGCTGGCAGACCTCACGCAGTTCGATGCCTCGGTCACCGACGCCTACAACTCCGCCGGCTATTGGGACTACCTGACGGTGCGCGGTTTCGTGCTCGACAACCGCTTCAACTACCGGCGCGAAGGCCTGCCGATCAGCGCGGAGACATCGATCCCGCTGGACAACAAGGAACGCGTCGAGATCCTGCGCGGCACCAGCGGCATCCAGGCCGGCACCAGCGCGCCAGGCGGGCTGGTCAACTACGTCGTCAAGCGGCCGACCGAGCAGGACCTGCGCGTCGTGCGCATCGAAACCACCAGCCGTGGCAGCGTGCTGGGCGCCATCGACCTTGGCGGCCGCTTCGGCGAGAACCGCCAGTTCGGCTACCGGCTCAACGTGGCGAGCGAAAACCTCAAGCCGCTGACGCACGACCTCGACGGCAACCGCAACCTGTTTTCGCTCGCAGCCGACTGGCGCATCACGCGCGACTCGGTGCTGGAGTTCGAGATCGAGCAAAGCCACAAGACACAGCCGAGCCAGAACGGCTACAGCCTGCTGGGCCATGTGCTGCCTGCACCGGTCGACCCGCGCATCAACCTCAACAACCAGCCCTGGTCGCAGCCCTCGGTGTTCAAGGCGCTGACGGGCACCGTGCGCTTCAGCCAGGCGATCAACACCGACTGGCGCTGGAGCGCGCAGATCGGCCAGCAGCGCCTGAAAAGCGACGACCGCCTGGCCTACGCCTTCGGCTGCGGCGCCGAGGGCAACTACGACCGCTATTGCTCCGACGGCACCTTCGACGTCTATGACTTTCGCAGCGAGAACGAGCGCCGCACGCTGACTGCGGGCAGCCTCAACCTCAAGGGCAACGTGATGACCGGCAGCGTGCGGCACGAGCTGGGCTTCGGGCTGCTGCAAAGCCGCGTGCGCAACCACTTCCAGAATCAGGCCTACAACTACGCGGGCACCGGCAACATCTGGGCCACGGCCATGGTGCCGCCGAACCCGGACGCCACCACGCCGCAGACCAACCGCGACGAGCGCTCGACCGAACTCTCGGTGCAGGACGCGATCCGCTGGAACGACCGCTTCACCACCTGGCTCGGCGCACGCCACACGCGGCTCGACCGCAGCAGCATCGGCAACGACGGCTCGAATCCGACGGGTTACAAGCAGGGCGTGACCACGCCATGGGTCGCCGCCAGTTTCGCCATCCAGCCGGGGCTGCTCGCTTACGCAAGCTGGGGCCGGGGCATCGAGTCGCAGGTCGTACCCAACAAGAGTTCGCAGTACAGCAATGCCGGCCAGGCGCTGCCGGCGCTGCGCTCGCGCCAGTGGGAGCTGGGCCTGAAGGGTGGCAACGATGCCTTCAACTGGCAACTCGCGTGGTTCGACATCTCGCGGCCGATGACCAACCTCGACCTGTGCAGCGGTCTTTGCGAAGTGCGCAACGACGGCAGCGCGGTGCATCGCGGCCTCGAAGCCGGCGCGCAGTGGAACCAGGGGCCCTGGCGTGTCGGCGGCAGCCTCACGCTGATCGATGCGAAGCGACGCGGGAGCGTGGCCAATCCGGCGCTCAACGGCCAGTCGCCCACCAACGTGCCCAAGCAGGTGCTGCGCGCGCAGACGGCCTACCGCTTCGCATCGGTGCCGGGCCTCGAACTGGCGGGACAGCTTTCGTATGAAGGCCGCCGCAACGTGCTGCCCGATGGCTCGGTCACGCTGCCTTCATGGACGCGCGTCGATGCCGTGCTGCGCTACGACACGAAGATGCGCGGCGCCAATGCGACCTGGACGTTGGCGGTCGACAACCTGTTCGATCGGCGCTACTGGAAGGAGTCGCCCTATCAGTTCAGCCACGTCTATCTGTTCCCGGGTGCGCCGCGCACTTTGCGTCTCGGGTTGAGCATTGCGCTTTGA
- a CDS encoding thiamine phosphate synthase yields the protein MSTAPDARAIAHAIVAAHGLRFGAITSAPVSAPNFSSDDAVYRGAKQACTALGFIEIDAECLAHAWRAQSERLSQFDAALWPDSPVDFGLRPFPPAARDDAFPPCPERLGLYAVLPDAAWVGRMARAGVPTVQLRFKSDDAAAVEREVQAAVAAVQGTGALLFINDHWQVAIAAGAYGIHLGQEDLDALSPEELQQLRASGLRLGVSTHGYAEMVRADAVSPSYIAMGAVYPTTLKRMATAPQGVARLAAYARLLRGYPQVGIGGIDAVRLPEVLATSVGSIAVVRALVAAEDPEATAAQWMAAMSAAAGN from the coding sequence ATGAGCACCGCCCCAGACGCCCGCGCCATTGCGCACGCCATCGTCGCAGCCCACGGGTTGCGCTTCGGTGCCATCACCTCGGCGCCCGTCAGCGCGCCGAACTTCTCTTCGGACGATGCGGTCTATCGCGGCGCCAAGCAGGCCTGCACAGCCCTTGGCTTCATCGAGATCGATGCGGAATGCCTCGCCCACGCCTGGCGCGCACAAAGCGAGCGGCTGAGCCAATTCGATGCGGCGCTGTGGCCCGACAGCCCTGTTGATTTCGGCCTGCGGCCGTTTCCGCCCGCTGCACGCGACGATGCTTTTCCGCCCTGCCCCGAACGGCTCGGCCTTTACGCTGTGCTGCCCGATGCAGCATGGGTCGGCCGCATGGCGCGCGCCGGCGTGCCAACCGTGCAGTTGCGCTTCAAGTCCGACGACGCGGCAGCCGTCGAACGCGAAGTGCAGGCGGCTGTCGCAGCGGTGCAGGGCACCGGCGCCCTGCTCTTCATCAACGATCACTGGCAAGTGGCCATCGCTGCGGGTGCCTATGGCATTCACCTTGGCCAGGAAGACCTCGATGCGCTCTCGCCTGAAGAGCTGCAGCAGTTGCGCGCTTCCGGCCTGCGCCTGGGTGTCAGCACCCATGGCTACGCCGAGATGGTGCGCGCCGACGCCGTGAGCCCGAGCTATATCGCGATGGGCGCGGTGTACCCGACAACGCTCAAGCGGATGGCGACCGCACCCCAGGGCGTGGCCCGGCTTGCGGCCTATGCGCGCCTGCTGCGCGGCTATCCGCAGGTCGGCATCGGCGGCATCGATGCCGTGCGACTGCCCGAGGTGCTGGCCACCAGCGTCGGCTCGATCGCTGTGGTGCGCGCGCTGGTCGCGGCCGAAGACCCTGAGGCCACGGCCGCGCAATGGATGGCGGCCATGAGCGCCGCTGCAGGCAACTGA